The following are encoded together in the Brassica napus cultivar Da-Ae chromosome A9, Da-Ae, whole genome shotgun sequence genome:
- the LOC106401178 gene encoding pentatricopeptide repeat-containing protein At1g12620 — protein MVLRTQRWNRLTTLRLVHLRSTETGTLRNAAFFQSPYEFFFCVQGFSGLTSDRKMSSYKERLRSGLVDIKKDDVVALFQSMLRSRPLPTVIDFNRLFGLLARTKQYDLVLALCKQMELKGIAYDLYTLNIMINCFCRRRKLGFAFSAMGEIFKLGYEPNTVTFNTLLNGLCLEGRVFEAVELVDCMVLSQHVPDLITLNTIVNGLCLKDRVSEAVDLIARMMDKGCQADQFTYGPILNRMCKSGNTASALDLLRKMEHRKIKPHVVTYNIIIDNLCKDGRLDDALSFFSEMETKGIKADVITYNSLIGSFCSFGRWDDGAQLLRDMITRKITPNVVTFSALIDSLVKEGKLTEAKDLYNEMITRGIDPNTITYSTLIYGLCMENRLDEANQMMDLMVSKGCDPDIVTFNVLINGFCKAKQVDVGMRLFRKMSLRGVIADTVTYSTLIQGFCQSRELIVAKEVFQEMVSQGVHPGIMTYGILLDGLCDNGELEEALGILDQMHKCKMELDIGIYSIIIHGLCNASKIDDAWDLFCSLSLKGVKRDIQSYNIMLSGLCKRSSLSEADALFRKMKEDGYEPDGCTYNTLIRAHLRGSDITTSVQLIEEMKRCGFSSDASTVKIVMDMLSSGELDKSFLNMLSGPFGDKSSLLD, from the coding sequence ATGGTGTTGAGGACACAGAGATGGAATCGTCTTACTACTTTGAGATTGGTTCATCTCCGTTCAACTGAGACAGGTACTCTGAGAAATGCTGCTTTCTTCCAAAGCCCATACGAATTCTTCTTCTGCGTACAAGGCTTCTCTGGTCTCACCAGCGATAGAAAGATGTCTTCTTACAAAGAGAGATTGAGAAGTGGACTCGTCGATATCAAGAAGGATGATGTTGTGGCTCTGTTTCAGTCCATGCTTCGGTCTCGTCCTCTTCCTACGGTCATTGATTTCAACAGATTGTTTGGTTTACTTGCCAGAACTAAACAGTACGATCTCGTGTTAGCTCTCTGCAAGCAAATGGAACTGAAAGGGATTGCGTATGACCTCTACACTCTCAACATTATGATCAATTGCTTCTGCAGGCGTCGGAAACTCGGTTTTGCTTTTTCCGCTATGGGGGAGATCTTCAAACTTGGGTATGAGCCTAACACAGTCACATTTAACACCCTCCTCAATGGCTTATGTCTCGAGGGCAGAGTCTTTGAAGCTGTGGAGTTAGTTGATTGTATGGTCCTAAGCCAACATGTACCAGATCTTATCACCCTCAACACTATTGTCAATGGGCTTTGTCTCAAAGATAGAGTGTCTGAAGCAGTGGATTTAATAGCTCGAATGATGGATAAAGGATGTCAAGCCGATCAGTTTACCTATGGTCCAATCTTGAACAGAATGTGTAAGTCTGGGAACACTGCCTCGGCCTTGGATCTGCTCAGGAAGATGGAACATAGAAAGATCAAGCCACACGTAGTCACATACAATATCATCATTGACAATCTTTGCAAAGATGGGAGACTCGACGATGCACTCAGCTTTTTCAGTGAAATGGAAACCAAAGGGATCAAAGCAGATGTCATTACCTACAACTCTCTCATAGGAAGCTTCTGTAGTTTTGGCAGATGGGATGATGGTGCACAGTTGCTGAGGGATATGATTACAAGGAAAATCACCCCCAACGTTGTCACTTTCAGTGCTTTGATTGATAGTCTTGTTAAAGAGGGAAAGCTTACTGAGGCTAAAGACTTGTACAATGAGATGATCACAAGAGGCATAGATCCTAATACCATTACATATAGTACTTTGATATATGGGTTGTGCATGGAGAACCGCTTAGATGAAGCCAACCAGATGATGGACCTCATGGTTAGCAAGGGATGCGATCCTGATATCGTGACGTTTAATGTCCTTATAAACGGATTTTGTAAGGCTAAACAGGTTGATGTTGGTATGAGACTATTCCGAAAGATGTCTCTGAGAGGAGTGATTGCAGATACAGTGACTTATAGCACTCTCATCCAAGGGTTTTGTCAATCAAGAGAACTTATTGTCGCCAAAGAAGTCTTCCAAGAGATGGTCTCTCAAGGTGTTCATCCTGGTATTATGACTTATGGTATTTTGCTGGATGGGTTGTGTGACAATGGCGAACTAGAAGAGGCTTTGGGAATACTTGATCAAATGCACAAGTGTAAGATGGAACTTGATATTGGTATATATAGTATCATCATTCACGGGTTGTGCAATGCAAGTAAGATCGATGATGCTTGGGATCTATTCTGTAGCCTCTCTCTCAAAGGAGTGAAGCGTGATATTCAGTCATACAACATAATGTTGTCAGGATTATGTAAAAGGAGCTCATTGTCTGAAGCGGATGCATTGTTTAGAAAAATGAAGGAAGATGGGTATGAGCCAGATGGTTGTACGTACAATACACTTATCAGAGCACATCTTCGAGGTAGTGACATAACAACTTCAGTTCAACTCATTGAAGAAATGAAGAGGTGTGGGTTCTCTTCAGATGCTTCCACCGTAAAGATTGTTATGGATATGCTATCAAGTGGTGAATTGGACAAAAGCTTTCTAAATATGCTTTCTGGTCCTTTTGGAGACAAATCATCATTGTTGGATTGA